Proteins from a single region of Sporichthyaceae bacterium:
- the nuoN gene encoding NADH-quinone oxidoreductase subunit NuoN, whose protein sequence is MMLLPLTRDPNLPPMIPAPHIEYYELSPILIVFGIATVGVLIEALAPRRNRLFLQVLLCLAGLLAAFIAVCTLHGHASIDAVGAIAIDGTTLFLQGTILLLGILAVLLMAERRVDPGGAFATQGATVPGSAAERQSDATGWVQTEVFPLLMFSIGGMLVFPAANDLLLMFIALEVLSLPLYLLCGLARRRRLLSQEAAMKYFLLGAFSSAFFLYGVAMLYGYAGSVRLSDIDAAVSGSADNDALLLIGMALLGVGLLFKVGAVPFHAWTPDVYQGAPTPITAFMSAATKVSAFGALLRVYYVALGGAKWDWHPMIWAVAIATMIFGALVAIVQTDVKRMLAYSSIAHAGFILVGVAATNQKGLSATLFYLATYGFATIAAFAIVGLVRDAGGEATHLSQWAGLGRRSPVVAGTFALLLLAFAGIPLTSGFAGKFAVFSAAVSAGATPLVVVGVLSSAIAAFFYVRVIVLMFFSAPLSDGPRVVVPSPMTTVAVGLGVAVTVVLGVAPQPVLDLANNAAYFVH, encoded by the coding sequence ATGATGCTGCTGCCGCTGACGCGTGATCCCAATCTGCCGCCGATGATCCCGGCGCCGCACATCGAGTACTACGAGCTCTCGCCGATCCTGATCGTGTTCGGAATCGCCACCGTCGGCGTGCTGATCGAGGCGCTGGCACCGCGGCGCAACCGCCTGTTCCTGCAGGTGCTTCTCTGCCTGGCCGGTCTGCTCGCCGCGTTCATCGCGGTGTGCACGCTGCACGGGCACGCAAGCATCGATGCGGTCGGCGCGATCGCGATTGACGGCACCACGCTGTTCCTGCAGGGCACGATCCTGCTGCTCGGCATCCTCGCCGTGCTGCTGATGGCCGAGCGGCGGGTGGACCCGGGCGGTGCGTTCGCCACGCAGGGCGCCACCGTGCCCGGCTCCGCGGCGGAGCGACAGTCCGACGCGACCGGCTGGGTACAGACCGAGGTCTTCCCGCTGCTGATGTTCTCCATCGGCGGCATGCTGGTCTTCCCCGCGGCCAACGACCTGCTGCTGATGTTCATCGCGCTCGAGGTGCTCTCGCTGCCGCTGTACCTGCTGTGCGGGCTGGCCCGCCGCCGCCGCCTGCTCTCCCAGGAGGCGGCGATGAAGTACTTCTTGCTCGGCGCCTTCTCCTCGGCGTTCTTCCTCTACGGCGTGGCCATGCTCTATGGCTACGCGGGCTCGGTGCGCCTGTCCGACATCGACGCCGCGGTCTCCGGCAGTGCGGACAACGACGCGCTGCTGCTGATCGGCATGGCGCTGCTCGGCGTCGGCCTGCTGTTCAAGGTCGGCGCGGTGCCGTTCCACGCCTGGACCCCGGACGTGTACCAGGGTGCGCCCACCCCGATCACCGCCTTCATGTCCGCGGCCACCAAGGTCTCCGCGTTCGGTGCGCTGCTGCGCGTCTACTACGTGGCGCTGGGCGGGGCGAAGTGGGACTGGCACCCGATGATCTGGGCGGTCGCCATCGCCACCATGATCTTCGGTGCGCTGGTCGCGATCGTGCAGACCGACGTCAAGCGCATGCTGGCCTACTCCTCGATCGCGCACGCCGGGTTCATCCTGGTCGGGGTGGCCGCGACCAACCAGAAGGGCCTGTCGGCCACGCTGTTCTACCTGGCCACCTACGGCTTCGCCACGATCGCCGCATTTGCCATCGTCGGCCTGGTGCGCGACGCGGGCGGCGAGGCCACCCACTTGTCCCAGTGGGCCGGGCTGGGCCGGCGTTCGCCGGTGGTGGCGGGCACCTTCGCGCTACTCCTGCTGGCGTTCGCCGGAATCCCGCTGACCAGCGGTTTTGCCGGGAAGTTCGCGGTGTTCTCCGCGGCCGTCTCGGCCGGCGCCACCCCGCTGGTGGTGGTCGGAGTGTTGTCCAGCGCGATCGCCGCGTTCTTCTACGTCCGGGTGATCGTGTTGATGTTCTTCTCCGCCCCGCTGAGCGACGGCCCCCGGGTGGTGGTGCCCTCTCCGATGACCACGGTGGCGGTCGGCCTGGGCGTGGCGGTTACCGTTGTCCTGGGTGTCGCGCCACAACCGGTGCTGGACCTGGCCAACAACGCCGCTTATTTCGTCCACTGA
- a CDS encoding NADH-quinone oxidoreductase subunit M yields the protein MSNFPWLTVTAAVPLAGAVLAAFVPQRTSVRAKQIGLLTTLITLGFAIGAAIEFDAKGPQYQLVENHAWIRQFGVSYALGVDGIGMVMVLLTAALMPIVMLGSWTELEVGENAQPAIGGGSTGLFVSMMLVLEAMAIGQFAALDVFLFYVLFEAMLIPMYYLIGRYGGPQRQYAAVKFLLYNLLGGLLMLVGVIWLYFAGPGGEKAYLLPNLIGYDFGLHTARWMFMALFIAFAIKAPLWPFHTWLPDAAAEATPSNAVLLSGILDKVGVFGMIHLCLPLFPEASRWFAPTIVVFAVISIIYGALLAIGQADMKRLIAYMSVSHFGFIVLGIFVMTSQGQGGSTLYMVNHAFATAGLFFAASFMMSRRGSRMISAYGGIQKVAPLLAGSLMFAGLANLSLPGMSTFISEFMVLVGTFTRYPAAGLVSVAAVVLAALYVLIYYQRTMTGELTPETENTPDLRAWELLVVGPVMVVIVALGFFPKPLLDYINPTVDRTLHGVSVSDPTPAHDAALAGANK from the coding sequence GTGTCGAACTTTCCCTGGCTGACCGTCACGGCCGCCGTCCCGCTGGCCGGCGCGGTGCTCGCCGCGTTCGTGCCGCAGCGCACGTCCGTGCGGGCCAAGCAGATCGGTCTGCTCACCACACTGATCACCCTCGGGTTCGCGATCGGGGCGGCCATCGAGTTCGACGCCAAGGGTCCGCAGTACCAGCTGGTGGAGAACCACGCCTGGATTCGGCAGTTCGGTGTCTCCTACGCCCTCGGCGTGGACGGCATCGGCATGGTCATGGTGCTGCTCACCGCGGCACTGATGCCGATCGTGATGCTCGGCTCCTGGACCGAGCTGGAGGTCGGGGAGAACGCGCAGCCGGCCATCGGTGGCGGCAGCACGGGCCTGTTCGTGTCGATGATGCTGGTGCTCGAGGCGATGGCCATCGGCCAGTTCGCTGCCCTGGACGTGTTCCTGTTCTACGTGCTGTTCGAGGCCATGCTGATCCCGATGTACTACCTTATCGGGCGCTACGGCGGCCCGCAACGGCAGTACGCGGCGGTCAAGTTCCTGCTCTACAACCTGCTCGGCGGCCTGCTCATGTTGGTCGGCGTGATTTGGCTGTACTTCGCCGGACCGGGTGGGGAGAAGGCCTACCTGCTGCCGAACCTGATCGGCTACGACTTCGGCCTGCACACCGCGCGCTGGATGTTCATGGCGCTGTTCATCGCCTTCGCCATCAAGGCGCCGCTGTGGCCGTTCCACACCTGGCTGCCGGACGCGGCGGCGGAGGCCACACCGAGCAACGCGGTGCTGTTGTCCGGCATCCTCGACAAGGTCGGGGTGTTCGGGATGATCCACCTGTGCCTGCCGCTGTTCCCGGAGGCATCACGCTGGTTCGCCCCGACCATCGTGGTGTTCGCGGTGATCAGCATCATCTACGGCGCGCTGCTGGCCATCGGCCAGGCGGACATGAAGCGGCTGATCGCCTACATGTCGGTGTCCCACTTCGGGTTCATCGTGCTCGGCATCTTTGTGATGACCTCTCAGGGCCAGGGCGGCTCGACGCTGTACATGGTCAACCACGCGTTCGCCACCGCGGGGCTGTTCTTCGCCGCCTCGTTCATGATGTCCCGGCGCGGCTCGCGGATGATCTCCGCGTACGGCGGCATCCAGAAGGTGGCCCCGTTGCTCGCGGGCTCGTTGATGTTCGCGGGCCTGGCCAACCTGTCGTTGCCCGGCATGTCGACGTTCATCAGCGAGTTCATGGTGCTGGTCGGCACGTTCACCCGCTACCCGGCGGCCGGTCTGGTGTCGGTGGCCGCGGTGGTGCTGGCCGCGTTGTACGTGCTGATCTACTACCAACGCACGATGACCGGCGAGCTGACGCCGGAGACGGAGAACACCCCGGACCTACGCGCGTGGGAACTGCTCGTCGTCGGCCCGGTGATGGTGGTGATCGTGGCGCTCGGCTTCTTCCCGAAGCCGTTGCTGGACTACATCAACCCGACCGTGGACCGGACGTTGCACGGCGTGTCCGTATCCGATCCCACGCCGGCGCACGATGCGGCACTTGCTGGAGCCAACAAATGA
- a CDS encoding MalY/PatB family protein yields the protein MGDAYGFDDLDLSALHRRHSMKWRAYPPDVLPAWVAEMDFDIAPPIAAAVRDSLARGGDFGYAVDLVAPELSEAFSGFAARRWGWHVEPDRVVLLRDVMRGVELWIERFTAPGDGVVITSPVYYPFLEGTRAVHREVIEVPMVRGGERWELDLDGLDAAFRRHKLFLLCNPHNPVGRAYTESELRALGELIVRHNVRVVSDEIHAPLVFAPHRHIPFAALSEQIAARTLTLHSATKAWSLAGLHAAVAVCGNAEDDAWLRGLSYRHRGAASILGIDAAVAAFSAGEGWLDALLIHLTAARDHLAEELRTRLPGIEWFLPEATYLAWLDARGLSLGPNPQQVFLTRGRVALNEGATFGQTGDGFVRLNFGTSRAVISRVIDRMVASL from the coding sequence GTGGGGGATGCCTACGGTTTCGACGATCTCGACCTTTCCGCACTGCACCGCCGGCACAGCATGAAGTGGCGGGCCTACCCGCCGGACGTGCTGCCCGCCTGGGTGGCCGAGATGGACTTCGACATCGCGCCGCCGATCGCCGCGGCGGTGCGCGACTCGCTGGCCCGCGGCGGGGACTTCGGCTACGCCGTCGACCTGGTGGCCCCGGAACTGTCCGAGGCCTTCAGCGGATTCGCCGCGCGCCGCTGGGGCTGGCACGTCGAGCCGGACCGCGTCGTACTGCTGCGCGATGTGATGCGCGGCGTCGAGTTGTGGATCGAAAGGTTCACCGCGCCCGGCGACGGCGTGGTGATCACCTCGCCGGTCTACTACCCGTTCCTGGAGGGCACCCGAGCGGTACACCGGGAGGTGATCGAGGTACCGATGGTGCGCGGCGGCGAACGCTGGGAGTTGGACCTCGACGGGTTGGACGCCGCGTTCCGTCGGCACAAGCTGTTCCTGCTCTGCAACCCGCACAACCCGGTGGGCCGTGCGTATACCGAGTCAGAACTGCGTGCCCTCGGTGAACTGATTGTCCGTCACAACGTGCGGGTGGTCTCCGACGAGATCCACGCGCCGTTGGTGTTCGCCCCGCACCGGCACATCCCGTTCGCCGCGCTGTCCGAGCAGATCGCGGCGCGCACGCTGACCCTGCACTCGGCCACCAAGGCCTGGAGCCTGGCCGGACTGCACGCCGCGGTCGCGGTCTGCGGCAACGCCGAGGACGACGCCTGGCTGCGCGGGCTGAGCTATCGGCACCGCGGCGCGGCGAGCATTCTGGGCATCGACGCCGCGGTGGCCGCGTTCTCCGCCGGCGAGGGGTGGCTGGACGCGTTGCTGATCCATTTGACCGCGGCGCGCGACCACCTCGCGGAGGAGTTGCGCACCCGGCTGCCGGGGATCGAGTGGTTCCTGCCGGAGGCCACCTACCTGGCCTGGTTGGACGCCAGGGGGCTGAGCCTGGGCCCGAACCCGCAGCAGGTGTTCCTGACCCGGGGTCGGGTGGCGCTCAACGAGGGCGCCACGTTCGGGCAGACCGGGGACGGCTTCGTGCGACTGAATTTCGGCACGTCGCGGGCGGTGATCAGCCGGGTGATCGACAGGATGGTGGCGAGTCTGTGA
- a CDS encoding polyprenyl synthetase family protein gives MKSSLGLDPELEAADPALIEDLRTGMDAIEILLIDALKADYPFVTETSRHLVEAGGKRFRPLLVLLASHFGNPQAPGIPAAAVVCELTHLGTLYHDDVMDEATVRRGAESANARWGNSIAILTGDFLFARASDLLADLGPECVRIQARTFERLCTGQIRETVGPGESDDPLEHYMQVVADKTGSLIATCARFGSMLAGAEEQVVDQLTRFGERIGIAFQLSDDLLDVASTSAESGKTPGTDLREGVPTLPVLHALASTDPADARLQELLRADLTDDAKHAEALDLLRAHPAMDAARADVRAWADDARRVLARLPDVPARAILEFLCDAVVDRSV, from the coding sequence GTGAAGAGCAGCTTGGGGTTGGACCCCGAACTCGAAGCTGCCGATCCGGCGTTGATCGAGGACCTGCGAACGGGCATGGATGCCATCGAGATCCTGCTCATCGACGCGTTGAAGGCCGATTACCCATTCGTCACCGAGACCTCGCGACACCTCGTCGAGGCGGGCGGCAAGCGGTTCCGGCCGCTGCTGGTGCTGCTGGCCTCGCACTTCGGCAACCCGCAGGCACCGGGCATCCCGGCCGCGGCGGTGGTCTGCGAGCTGACCCATCTCGGCACGCTGTACCACGACGACGTGATGGACGAGGCGACCGTGCGCCGGGGTGCCGAGAGCGCCAACGCGCGGTGGGGCAACTCCATCGCCATCCTCACCGGGGACTTCTTGTTCGCCCGCGCCTCGGACCTGCTGGCCGACCTCGGCCCGGAGTGCGTGCGCATCCAGGCGCGCACCTTCGAGCGGCTGTGTACCGGTCAGATCCGGGAGACCGTGGGTCCCGGCGAGTCCGACGACCCGCTCGAGCACTACATGCAGGTGGTCGCGGACAAGACCGGCTCGCTGATCGCCACCTGCGCCCGGTTCGGGTCCATGCTGGCCGGCGCCGAGGAGCAGGTGGTCGACCAGTTGACCCGGTTCGGTGAGCGCATCGGCATCGCCTTCCAGCTTTCCGACGACCTGCTGGACGTGGCCAGCACCTCGGCGGAGTCCGGCAAGACGCCGGGCACCGACCTGCGTGAGGGTGTGCCGACGTTGCCGGTGTTGCACGCGCTGGCGTCGACCGACCCGGCCGACGCCCGGCTGCAGGAACTGCTGCGCGCCGACCTGACCGACGACGCCAAGCACGCCGAGGCGCTGGACCTGCTGCGCGCACACCCGGCCATGGACGCCGCCCGCGCCGACGTGCGGGCGTGGGCGGACGACGCCCGCCGGGTGTTGGCGCGCCTGCCCGACGTACCCGCCCGGGCGATCCTGGAGTTCCTCTGCGACGCCGTGGTGGACCGCAGCGTCTAA